In one Candidatus Zixiibacteriota bacterium genomic region, the following are encoded:
- a CDS encoding peptidylprolyl isomerase, protein MKARIFILGPTTFLFIAISWLGGCQPSKVTVTEIARQDFPVATIDSTVTIPATKLYERLAAGKLLEKGGILDSSTFFDTLKAIVVDSAVSTEAGKINLRDDIVLYRIFQARYNDFFLNYFYRKYIIDSIKVDSIVVDSFYRAHPEKYSNKEQVHARQLVISADGLRYGKDSSLYKNYTLEQLDSVAKDMIYSLRARIDTGEVLGNLAYLYSVNRESGDKYGELEYFTRNTYNEEFEEQAFSLPPGEMSQPFRSRDGWHIIQVIDHLNAGLAPLTPEVYGAVSMQFASEMAGGRARYFIDSLVSQAKIIFNDSALLKEARHVPETTWAAVINGIDTITFYRLGDIFDQYSIKPAADSVMLKAKHAVLLREAYRYLAMQAGQQLGYADAPVVLAEREQLYHKYAMGVVRKGGQDPEYMPSDSLISDYYERNIDRFTFKKPIYVQHIIVQDSLFGEFLRDQALSGVDFLGLAKQYYPGAEEIRVAAADLGYIGPGEMPENFYRAAWGTARGNVSHPVKTEWGYHIIKVIDRKNDKPLTEVKSLIIDALRIEHARELNDRWEKEILGRHRIEYHLEKLKRIELPPKARR, encoded by the coding sequence ATGAAAGCCAGAATATTTATTTTAGGCCCGACAACTTTTCTTTTCATAGCCATTTCGTGGCTTGGCGGATGCCAGCCCTCCAAAGTCACGGTCACCGAAATTGCCAGGCAGGATTTCCCGGTCGCCACAATTGATTCCACTGTCACGATTCCGGCCACAAAGCTCTATGAACGTCTCGCTGCGGGAAAACTGCTGGAAAAGGGCGGCATCCTCGATTCAAGCACTTTTTTTGACACCCTTAAGGCAATTGTCGTCGATTCCGCGGTCTCCACGGAAGCCGGGAAAATCAATCTGCGCGATGATATCGTCCTCTATCGTATCTTTCAGGCGCGTTATAATGATTTCTTTCTTAACTATTTCTATCGAAAATATATCATCGATTCAATCAAAGTGGACTCGATCGTGGTGGATAGTTTTTACCGGGCTCACCCCGAGAAATACAGCAATAAGGAGCAGGTCCATGCTCGACAGTTGGTTATCTCGGCTGATGGGCTCCGCTATGGCAAGGATTCCTCATTATATAAGAATTATACTTTGGAGCAGCTTGATTCTGTCGCCAAAGATATGATCTATAGCCTGCGGGCTCGTATCGATACCGGCGAGGTACTGGGGAATCTGGCCTATCTATATTCCGTCAACCGGGAATCCGGCGATAAATATGGTGAGTTGGAATATTTCACGCGCAATACCTACAATGAAGAATTTGAGGAACAGGCGTTTTCGCTGCCACCCGGCGAGATGTCGCAGCCTTTTCGATCACGTGACGGGTGGCATATTATCCAGGTTATTGACCATCTTAATGCAGGGCTGGCCCCGCTGACTCCTGAGGTATATGGCGCTGTCTCGATGCAATTTGCCTCGGAAATGGCCGGCGGCAGGGCAAGGTATTTCATTGATTCCCTGGTTTCGCAGGCCAAAATCATATTTAACGATTCGGCGCTGCTCAAGGAAGCCCGGCATGTTCCGGAAACAACCTGGGCGGCCGTTATCAATGGCATCGATACGATAACCTTTTATCGGCTGGGGGATATCTTTGACCAGTATTCAATTAAGCCCGCGGCAGACTCGGTGATGTTGAAAGCAAAACATGCGGTTCTACTGCGTGAGGCTTACAGATATCTGGCGATGCAGGCCGGTCAGCAATTGGGGTATGCCGATGCCCCGGTAGTCTTGGCGGAGAGAGAGCAGCTCTATCATAAGTACGCTATGGGTGTTGTGCGAAAAGGCGGACAGGACCCCGAATATATGCCTTCTGATAGTCTTATTAGCGATTATTATGAGAGGAATATTGACCGATTCACCTTCAAGAAACCGATCTATGTCCAGCATATAATTGTGCAGGATTCTCTATTCGGTGAATTCCTGCGGGACCAGGCTCTTTCCGGAGTTGATTTTCTGGGTCTTGCCAAGCAGTACTACCCCGGCGCAGAGGAAATTCGGGTGGCGGCCGCCGATCTGGGTTATATTGGTCCTGGCGAAATGCCCGAGAATTTCTATCGGGCGGCCTGGGGGACGGCCAGGGGAAATGTTTCGCACCCGGTGAAAACCGAGTGGGGATATCACATCATAAAAGTGATTGATCGCAAGAATGATAAGCCTCTGACCGAGGTCAAAAGCCTTATCATCGATGCTCTCAGAATCGAACATGCCAGGGAACTGAACGACCGGTGGGAAAAGGAGATTCTGGGACGACACCGGATAGAATATCACCTGGAAAAACTGAAAAGGATAGAACTTCCACCGAAAGCGCGAAGATAA
- a CDS encoding ATP-binding protein has product MNSSPFALKPGWLLSLRLTTYILVTGIIVFWMRYPAYLSFPFFAYSFLTLLLPVLFLFRRWFETKTLFNVLPFLQTLSEIIVEAGIIYATGNIQSAFSGLFVLTIISSALANRLAGTLGIASLVSFSYAFIIWFGLGGSSGPGSSSRALETIFSTQDAAFYNIFLHILIFYLVAFISGFLVERLRRKDLQLASASQALKQAKLDTNDILRHLNSGLVTIDPDGRVIFFNHAAEMIMGFAESEVKGRDFREIFSGRMPQLVANLSGVLRARKGSPRNEMEIINREGRSIPLGVSISLLEEECDNIRGVIAIFQDLTETKKLEEKIRLADKMAAVGELSAAIAHEIRNPLAAISGSVEVLQAELNLSGENRRLMQLIVKESSRLNNILTDFLLYARANRPVFNKVELCRLVSDVFEMIRHHSAYNKDITLKLSASDSYIYIFGDEDKIKQILINLIVNACEALEGRKGEVSVWLEIAPDRSVVLQVIDNGPGIEKSTIPKIFDPFFSNKKEGTGLGLAIVQRLAESLRIELQVRTHPGVGTAFILHFRQAPGKRAGQPDSQAAANSNKIAILS; this is encoded by the coding sequence ATGAATTCGAGTCCCTTCGCCCTCAAGCCCGGGTGGCTTTTATCGCTTCGCCTGACCACCTATATTCTTGTCACCGGGATCATTGTCTTCTGGATGCGTTACCCGGCCTATTTGAGTTTCCCTTTTTTTGCCTATTCCTTTTTGACTTTGCTTCTGCCGGTGCTTTTTCTTTTCCGTCGCTGGTTTGAGACCAAAACACTGTTCAACGTTCTTCCTTTTCTGCAAACCCTTTCCGAGATAATCGTTGAGGCAGGGATTATTTATGCCACGGGCAATATTCAGTCGGCTTTTTCAGGCCTCTTTGTTCTGACCATTATTTCCTCGGCGCTGGCCAACCGGCTGGCCGGGACACTTGGCATAGCATCGCTGGTTTCGTTCTCATATGCCTTTATCATCTGGTTCGGCCTTGGCGGAAGCAGTGGGCCGGGCTCTTCCAGCCGCGCTCTGGAAACCATATTCTCCACCCAGGATGCTGCTTTCTATAATATCTTTCTTCATATCCTTATCTTCTATCTGGTGGCTTTCATCTCGGGATTTCTGGTCGAACGACTGAGGCGCAAAGACCTTCAGCTGGCTAGCGCCTCACAGGCCCTGAAGCAGGCCAAGCTGGATACGAATGATATTCTCCGCCACCTTAACTCCGGCCTGGTCACCATCGATCCGGACGGTCGGGTAATCTTCTTCAATCATGCCGCCGAGATGATTATGGGCTTTGCCGAGTCGGAAGTGAAAGGAAGAGATTTTCGTGAGATTTTCTCCGGCCGTATGCCGCAACTGGTCGCTAATCTGTCGGGCGTGCTGCGGGCTCGAAAAGGATCTCCCCGGAATGAGATGGAGATTATTAATCGGGAGGGCCGCTCTATTCCGCTGGGCGTCTCTATTTCTCTCTTGGAAGAGGAATGCGACAATATTCGCGGTGTCATTGCCATTTTTCAGGACCTTACGGAAACCAAGAAGCTGGAGGAGAAAATCCGCTTGGCGGATAAAATGGCAGCGGTCGGCGAGCTTTCGGCGGCCATTGCACATGAAATAAGGAATCCTCTGGCGGCTATCTCAGGTTCTGTCGAGGTTCTTCAGGCAGAATTGAATCTCTCCGGCGAGAATCGCCGCTTGATGCAATTAATTGTCAAGGAATCGAGCCGGCTGAATAATATCCTGACCGATTTTCTGCTTTACGCCCGGGCCAATCGTCCTGTCTTCAATAAAGTCGAACTCTGCCGTTTGGTCAGCGATGTCTTCGAAATGATAAGACATCACTCGGCATACAATAAGGATATCACTCTTAAGCTATCAGCCTCCGATTCGTATATCTATATTTTCGGCGATGAAGATAAGATTAAGCAGATATTAATTAATTTGATCGTCAACGCCTGCGAGGCGCTGGAGGGACGAAAAGGGGAAGTTTCCGTCTGGCTGGAAATAGCTCCGGACAGATCTGTTGTGCTGCAAGTGATTGATAACGGCCCGGGAATTGAGAAGTCAACCATTCCCAAAATATTCGATCCCTTCTTTTCCAACAAGAAAGAGGGAACGGGACTGGGTTTGGCTATTGTCCAGCGTTTGGCCGAGAGCCTTCGCATCGAACTGCAGGTGCGCACGCACCCGGGAGTGGGAACCGCTTTTATACTCCATTTCAGGCAGGCGCCGGGGAAACGTGCCGGGCAGCCGGATTCCCAGGCCGCCGCCAATTCCAATAAAATCGCGATTTTATCGTAA